A window of Pedobacter lusitanus contains these coding sequences:
- the murI gene encoding glutamate racemase: MINKKSIGVFDSGYGGLTVFESIAKQLPDYNYIYFGDNARAPYGDHSFETIYEYTLDCVEWLFAQGCPLVILACNTASAKALRTIQQKVLPVKYPGYRVLGVIRPTAEVIGSYTDTGTIGVMGTRGTVNSESYPIEIHHQYPQLNVIQQSCPMWVPLIENNEHVNEGADYFVKKYIDKLLAQSADIDAILLACTHYPLLVPKMKNYLPEGISLVAQGDIVADSLVSYLNRHPEIENQLTKNGEMSFYTSGDHVVFDHNASIFFSKKVVSTQVHLNCNP, encoded by the coding sequence ATGATAAATAAGAAATCTATAGGTGTTTTTGATTCGGGTTATGGTGGTTTAACGGTTTTTGAATCGATCGCTAAACAGTTGCCGGATTATAATTATATCTATTTTGGGGATAACGCCCGCGCTCCTTATGGAGATCATTCTTTTGAGACGATTTACGAGTATACACTGGATTGTGTGGAGTGGTTATTTGCTCAGGGCTGCCCGCTGGTTATCCTGGCTTGTAATACGGCTTCTGCAAAAGCATTGCGTACTATTCAGCAAAAGGTATTGCCGGTAAAGTATCCGGGTTATAGGGTGCTTGGGGTAATCAGACCTACTGCAGAGGTGATTGGTTCTTATACGGATACGGGCACGATCGGAGTCATGGGAACGCGTGGAACGGTTAACTCAGAGTCTTATCCGATAGAGATTCATCATCAGTATCCGCAGCTGAATGTAATTCAGCAAAGCTGCCCGATGTGGGTTCCTCTGATTGAAAATAATGAGCATGTCAATGAAGGGGCTGATTATTTTGTGAAGAAGTATATTGATAAGTTACTGGCACAGTCTGCTGATATAGATGCAATCTTACTGGCTTGTACGCATTACCCGCTTTTAGTGCCTAAGATGAAAAATTACCTTCCCGAAGGGATATCACTGGTTGCTCAGGGAGATATAGTCGCAGACAGTCTGGTTAGTTATCTGAACAGACATCCTGAAATAGAAAACCAGCTGACCAAAAATGGTGAAATGAGTTTTTACACTTCGGGTGATCATGTGGTATTTGATCATAATGCTTCTATATTCTTTTCTAAAAAAGT
- a CDS encoding OmpH family outer membrane protein, translating to MRKLINVFFVAAGLVFTANVASAQQKIAHLDSEAIFATMPEAKTASATLETLQKQKQAEIEKMRSEYTVKYEAAVAKNKTLSEANKETVGKELQAMGVELQDMEKRIGEASQKAQQDIATKQGELLAPLNAKFQTAVKAVAREKGLAYVFDSSAQNGANNLLAWEGGDDVTALVKAKLGISASATAAPKK from the coding sequence ATGAGAAAGTTAATTAACGTATTTTTTGTGGCAGCCGGTCTTGTGTTTACTGCTAATGTTGCTAGTGCTCAACAAAAAATTGCACATCTGGATTCTGAAGCTATTTTTGCTACTATGCCTGAAGCAAAAACTGCATCAGCTACATTAGAAACTCTTCAAAAACAAAAACAAGCTGAGATTGAGAAAATGAGAAGTGAGTATACTGTGAAGTATGAAGCTGCAGTTGCTAAAAACAAAACTCTAAGTGAGGCTAACAAAGAAACTGTAGGTAAAGAATTACAGGCTATGGGTGTTGAATTACAGGATATGGAAAAACGTATCGGTGAAGCAAGCCAGAAAGCTCAACAAGATATCGCTACTAAACAAGGTGAATTATTAGCTCCTTTAAACGCTAAATTCCAGACTGCAGTTAAAGCTGTAGCAAGAGAAAAAGGTTTAGCTTATGTTTTTGACAGCTCTGCACAAAATGGTGCAAACAACCTGTTAGCATGGGAAGGTGGTGACGATGTTACTGCTTTGGTTAAAGCTAAATTAGGTATTTCTGCATCAGCTACTGCTGCTCCTAAAAAATAG